In Mucilaginibacter celer, one DNA window encodes the following:
- a CDS encoding TPR end-of-group domain-containing protein, whose protein sequence is MRKFLSVMLLCLPTIFLSAQTKKLSVPSQAFKDYSIKLEDNRRAASDKKDYLRADTLLKQWTRTYDALPDSVKNDFRGWESGMYYNIACYDALLGNKKDALTAFEKCAKLGYNNYTNTIADTDLESLHKEKRYLAALELIRERGDMGYVLRKSGTYNHTVNKDLPVFTYQEANDADLIAFKNKFKLDSVAGNRDEISKIKNLLLWVHNTVRHDGNSNNPALKNGIDLIEVCKKENRGINCRMMATILKDAYQAEGFKARMVTCMPKDTLDNDCHVITVVWAGTLNKWVWMDPTFNAYVTDKSGNLLNIEEVRNKLYNNQLTDLVLNDDANWNNQNKQSREYYLGYYMSKNLYWLQCSAKSEWNVETNKPDKPATEYINLYPTGYNNIKAPKRMVRSSIQYATNNPETFWQKPVAVN, encoded by the coding sequence ATGAGAAAGTTTTTATCTGTTATGCTTTTATGCCTGCCGACGATATTTTTATCTGCCCAAACAAAAAAATTATCAGTACCATCACAAGCTTTTAAAGATTATAGCATCAAGCTTGAAGACAACCGCCGGGCTGCATCTGATAAAAAAGATTATTTGCGCGCCGATACCCTGCTAAAACAATGGACGCGTACCTATGACGCCTTGCCCGATAGTGTTAAAAATGATTTCAGAGGATGGGAATCGGGCATGTATTATAATATAGCCTGTTACGATGCATTGCTGGGCAATAAAAAGGATGCCCTTACAGCTTTTGAAAAATGTGCCAAATTGGGTTATAATAATTACACCAATACCATTGCCGATACCGACCTGGAAAGCCTGCATAAAGAAAAACGCTACCTGGCCGCGCTGGAGCTGATCCGCGAGCGCGGGGATATGGGTTATGTGCTGCGTAAATCGGGAACTTACAATCACACCGTTAACAAAGATTTGCCGGTATTTACTTACCAGGAAGCTAACGATGCCGATTTGATAGCTTTTAAAAATAAATTTAAACTCGATTCGGTTGCCGGGAATAGAGATGAGATCAGCAAAATAAAAAATTTGCTGCTGTGGGTACACAATACCGTAAGGCACGATGGCAATTCCAACAATCCGGCTTTAAAAAATGGTATCGACCTGATTGAGGTTTGCAAAAAAGAAAACCGCGGCATCAACTGTCGTATGATGGCCACTATATTAAAAGATGCCTACCAGGCCGAAGGCTTTAAAGCCCGCATGGTTACCTGTATGCCCAAGGATACATTGGATAACGATTGTCACGTAATAACGGTTGTTTGGGCCGGCACGTTAAATAAATGGGTGTGGATGGACCCTACCTTTAACGCCTATGTTACCGATAAAAGCGGCAACCTGCTTAATATTGAAGAAGTACGCAATAAATTATACAACAACCAGCTTACCGACCTGGTGCTGAACGACGACGCCAACTGGAACAACCAAAACAAGCAAAGCCGAGAATATTACCTGGGCTATTACATGTCAAAAAACCTGTATTGGTTGCAATGCTCGGCCAAAAGCGAGTGGAATGTTGAAACAAACAAACCCGATAAACCTGCTACAGAATATATCAATTTATACCCAACGGGTTACAATAATATCAAAGCGCCCAAACGGATGGTAAGATCAAGCATTCAGTATGCCACCAATAACCCCGAAACTTTTTGGCAAAAGCCGGTGGCTGTTAACTAA
- a CDS encoding PKD domain-containing protein → MLSFPVKSFSQTSSNEGSEFWVAFPTHEHDYYPDGTLGLPNLSIFITGSQSSSGKVSVGSFSQSFTVNASNVTEVKIPRDEAYIDISESDKTLTNKAIHITVDPGKPKIVVYAHIFAAQRSAASLIIPSEALGKSYTSVNFKSTGVGKNYIVLVATQPNTKIHLLKGNTDLVPGGVTLPKVNDVYEFTSEDDLTGTRVVSDVSECTSFAVFSGTSGSLISNGSCVTKTIDPLFQQCYPTKSLGYNYGLVPFSTQSTHFNHPVRTAGYHFRVVATEDGTHLTINRAPAITLNAGDFYSSELTGAVNSDSFIKADKPISVAQYALSQSCSNQLADNNTVGYSDPDMVILNPIEYNISNITIFSSSRENIREQYVNILIKTAVAASFRINGQKPAAAFKTMKNLAGYSYLQLDLSNYSGSTFNLKADEGFNAIAYGFGNVESYAYSAGTNLAGNHSLVAVRRADNTVIDSACVNDDYFFRLTLPYISTKIAWQMDANELTYYAINPPFTEIRQNGKPAYEYMLPRTAAYDIAGVHHIHIVPQYPLSECSNSATQDISEDFKVNDLPDVKIFAGEIECQNTVTFEDKTPLQKNIKQRIWDFGDPTGGGNNTATSQIAKHTYTRNGTYPVSLTVINTSGCESTKSVRVVITGNPSVGFNTAPVNCVNKPVLFTYTEPASGALKPIVWKWLFGDGDSTISRQNEQIYHSYKSAGVYQARLVVIGETGCPAYSEFKEVSVAKTPTGDFDFKDVCAGNAANFSYKGTPANDEKVTWDFGDSHSTSQNPNVTVSPQASHVYTLPGSYPVSMTISSLSGCETRIVKTIHIYNTAVTPNFSVENSCIGQKVSFKNTSGIESNTHIEKIEWYFDTELNPDKKETYIYPDINGPYFHTFPASAASLDKKVTVKLRIFVTDDCFYDVSKTFKLSTSPTISFDPIGDICENAAPIQLTQGKETSGLEGRGYYSGEGVTTDNFFDPMKAGIGSHLLTYNFISNDGCPNFASRQITVISEPVLTMPAAITITQGESVTLKPIVSGSALTFKWQPSDGLNYDNIAAPVARPTQNTIYTLTVSNGLCESQSTVSITVFKAIKPVNTFTPNADGVNDLWTIENIENYPQAIVQIFNRYGTELFHSIGYTRPWNGRYNDQEVPAGVYYYLIVPGKNHEKIAGYLTLLR, encoded by the coding sequence ATGTTGTCATTCCCCGTAAAATCATTTAGCCAGACATCATCAAATGAAGGAAGCGAGTTTTGGGTGGCATTTCCAACACATGAACATGATTACTATCCCGACGGAACATTAGGACTCCCTAACCTGAGTATTTTTATAACCGGCAGTCAATCGTCATCAGGCAAGGTTAGCGTGGGCAGTTTTTCGCAATCCTTTACCGTAAATGCAAGTAATGTAACAGAGGTTAAAATTCCGAGAGACGAAGCCTACATCGATATTTCAGAAAGCGATAAAACACTTACTAACAAGGCCATCCATATTACGGTTGACCCCGGTAAACCTAAAATAGTTGTTTACGCCCATATTTTTGCCGCTCAACGTTCGGCCGCCTCACTTATCATACCTTCCGAGGCTTTGGGCAAATCATATACCAGCGTTAATTTTAAATCAACCGGCGTTGGTAAAAACTACATCGTATTAGTGGCTACACAGCCCAACACCAAAATACATCTATTAAAAGGCAATACAGACCTGGTTCCGGGCGGGGTAACTTTACCCAAAGTAAACGATGTATATGAATTTACATCGGAGGATGATCTGACCGGCACCAGGGTGGTGAGTGATGTATCTGAATGTACCAGTTTTGCCGTATTTTCGGGCACATCGGGTTCATTAATTTCAAACGGGAGCTGTGTTACCAAAACCATCGACCCGCTGTTTCAACAATGTTATCCCACCAAAAGCCTTGGTTATAACTATGGACTGGTGCCCTTTAGCACGCAAAGCACCCATTTTAACCACCCGGTGCGCACGGCCGGCTATCATTTCAGGGTGGTTGCAACTGAAGACGGCACCCATCTTACCATAAACAGAGCACCAGCAATTACGCTTAATGCCGGCGACTTCTACTCATCAGAATTAACCGGTGCTGTTAATAGTGATAGTTTCATAAAAGCCGATAAACCCATAAGCGTAGCACAATACGCGCTAAGCCAATCGTGCAGCAACCAACTTGCCGACAACAATACTGTAGGTTACAGCGATCCTGATATGGTTATTCTCAATCCTATCGAATACAATATCAGCAACATCACCATTTTCTCGTCATCCAGGGAAAATATCAGGGAACAATATGTTAACATTTTAATTAAAACCGCAGTAGCGGCAAGTTTTCGCATCAATGGACAGAAACCCGCTGCTGCTTTCAAAACCATGAAAAATCTGGCAGGTTACTCGTACCTGCAGCTTGATCTCAGCAACTATTCGGGCAGTACCTTTAACCTTAAAGCCGATGAAGGTTTTAATGCCATAGCCTACGGATTTGGAAATGTTGAATCGTATGCTTATTCGGCGGGTACTAATCTTGCAGGCAATCATTCGCTCGTGGCCGTCAGGAGGGCCGACAATACGGTTATTGACTCGGCCTGCGTTAATGATGATTATTTCTTCAGGCTAACGTTACCTTATATCTCCACAAAAATAGCCTGGCAAATGGATGCAAACGAACTAACGTATTACGCCATTAATCCGCCATTTACAGAGATACGGCAAAATGGCAAGCCGGCTTATGAATATATGTTGCCCAGAACTGCTGCATATGATATTGCCGGGGTGCATCACATCCATATCGTTCCACAATATCCTTTAAGTGAGTGCAGCAACAGTGCAACCCAGGATATTAGTGAGGATTTTAAAGTGAACGACCTGCCCGATGTAAAAATTTTTGCCGGCGAAATTGAATGTCAGAATACAGTTACCTTTGAAGATAAAACGCCTCTTCAAAAAAACATAAAACAACGTATCTGGGATTTTGGCGATCCAACCGGCGGCGGGAATAACACCGCTACCAGCCAAATTGCAAAGCATACTTATACCCGTAACGGAACCTACCCGGTAAGCCTCACTGTAATAAACACATCCGGCTGCGAATCTACAAAATCGGTTCGGGTTGTGATAACCGGCAATCCTTCTGTAGGTTTTAATACGGCCCCGGTAAATTGTGTTAATAAGCCTGTGCTGTTCACATATACAGAGCCAGCTTCGGGCGCTTTGAAACCTATTGTATGGAAATGGCTTTTTGGCGACGGAGATTCAACCATCAGCAGGCAAAACGAACAAATTTATCACAGTTACAAATCCGCGGGCGTTTACCAGGCCAGGTTGGTGGTTATTGGTGAAACCGGCTGCCCGGCCTATTCCGAATTTAAAGAAGTAAGTGTGGCAAAAACTCCAACCGGAGATTTTGATTTTAAAGACGTATGTGCAGGAAATGCGGCAAATTTTAGCTATAAAGGCACGCCCGCAAATGATGAAAAAGTTACGTGGGATTTTGGAGACAGCCACTCAACCAGCCAAAACCCCAATGTTACAGTTTCGCCACAAGCCAGTCACGTTTATACACTCCCGGGTAGTTATCCGGTTAGCATGACCATATCGTCATTATCGGGATGTGAGACAAGGATTGTAAAAACAATTCACATTTACAATACTGCCGTAACACCGAATTTTTCAGTTGAAAATTCATGTATCGGGCAAAAGGTAAGTTTTAAAAATACATCCGGGATTGAAAGCAACACACATATCGAAAAAATTGAATGGTATTTTGACACGGAATTAAATCCCGATAAAAAAGAAACTTATATATACCCCGATATAAACGGTCCTTATTTTCATACATTTCCGGCGTCGGCAGCCTCCCTGGATAAAAAAGTAACCGTAAAACTAAGAATATTTGTTACCGATGATTGCTTTTATGATGTAAGTAAAACCTTCAAATTATCTACCTCGCCTACTATTTCATTCGACCCAATTGGTGATATCTGTGAAAATGCGGCACCTATACAATTAACCCAGGGCAAAGAGACAAGCGGACTGGAAGGACGTGGCTATTATAGCGGAGAGGGCGTAACAACAGATAATTTTTTCGACCCCATGAAAGCGGGCATCGGTTCTCATCTGCTTACCTACAACTTTATATCAAACGATGGTTGCCCTAACTTTGCATCGCGCCAGATAACTGTTATTTCTGAGCCCGTTCTCACGATGCCGGCGGCCATAACGATTACTCAAGGCGAATCAGTTACCCTGAAACCTATTGTTTCGGGCAGCGCGCTTACCTTTAAGTGGCAACCGTCTGATGGCCTTAATTACGATAATATTGCTGCGCCTGTAGCCAGGCCAACCCAAAATACAATTTACACGTTAACAGTTTCTAACGGATTGTGTGAAAGCCAGTCGACGGTTTCAATTACCGTATTTAAGGCAATTAAACCTGTTAATACATTTACCCCAAATGCTGACGGCGTAAATGACCTTTGGACTATAGAAAACATCGAAAATTATCCCCAGGCCATTGTACAAATATTTAACCGCTATGGAACAGAGTTATTTCATTCAATAGGTTATACCAGGCCATGGAACGGAAGGTATAACGACCAGGAGGTGCCTGCAGGTGTATACTACTATTTAATTGTGCCTGGAAAAAATCATGAAAAAATTGCGGGGTACTTAACGCTTTTAAGATAG
- a CDS encoding DUF928 domain-containing protein has translation MKHRIFLIALLVITAFTSKAQINVQFVPEIYGRNISGLFNCQFINAGARRQATLTISVSERNAGLIAMIRVPEFVIAPGSSPLPVTVARSAAIQIADNRLGRLAKQSNMFPEGDYDYCFELTFTGSDLGPQEQCFSYALAPFADLNLIDPYDGESNCNKRPLFTWQPLIPAVPGSYYQLVLAEIKNGQSATEAINYNLPLINQQNITTPLLTYPSIVRDLETGKKYAWQVSAYKDQTVLNRSEIWEFTVSCTDSIKKKVDTESFREIDDLSRGNFYISTGHIKFAIVNSYEQQPLNYEIVPVDAPEKKIKHLPKVKLEPGKNFIDLDISALGSFKNDKYYLMNISLRNGVVKSLRFVYKNEE, from the coding sequence ATGAAACACCGTATATTTTTAATAGCACTATTAGTTATAACCGCTTTTACATCAAAAGCGCAGATAAATGTGCAGTTTGTGCCCGAAATTTACGGACGTAATATCAGTGGCTTATTCAATTGCCAGTTTATTAATGCCGGGGCCAGGCGGCAGGCCACGCTAACCATTAGCGTTAGCGAGCGCAACGCCGGTTTAATTGCCATGATCCGTGTGCCTGAGTTTGTCATCGCTCCGGGCTCTTCTCCCTTGCCGGTTACAGTTGCCAGGAGCGCTGCCATCCAGATAGCAGATAACCGTTTGGGCAGGCTGGCAAAGCAAAGCAATATGTTTCCGGAAGGTGATTATGATTATTGTTTTGAGCTTACGTTTACCGGATCCGACCTGGGCCCGCAGGAGCAATGTTTCAGCTATGCCCTGGCACCCTTTGCCGATTTAAACCTGATTGATCCGTACGACGGCGAATCCAATTGTAACAAGCGGCCATTGTTCACCTGGCAACCGCTAATTCCGGCTGTACCCGGGTCATATTATCAGTTGGTGCTTGCTGAAATAAAAAACGGCCAAAGCGCTACCGAAGCAATCAATTACAATCTTCCTTTAATCAATCAACAAAATATTACAACGCCGCTGCTTACCTATCCATCCATCGTGCGCGATTTGGAAACCGGGAAAAAATATGCCTGGCAGGTATCGGCCTATAAAGATCAAACGGTGTTAAACCGCTCTGAAATATGGGAGTTTACTGTTTCCTGTACCGATAGTATTAAAAAGAAAGTGGATACAGAATCATTCCGTGAAATTGACGATCTGAGCCGCGGAAATTTTTACATATCCACCGGACATATCAAATTTGCTATAGTAAACTCCTACGAGCAGCAGCCTCTTAACTACGAAATTGTGCCTGTTGACGCGCCTGAAAAAAAGATAAAGCATTTACCTAAAGTTAAGCTCGAGCCTGGTAAAAACTTTATCGATTTGGACATCTCTGCCCTCGGCTCATTCAAAAACGATAAATACTATCTGATGAATATCTCGCTTCGCAACGGGGTAGTAAAAAGTTTGAGGTTTGTTTATAAAAATGAAGAATGA